GAGGCAGAAGAGTATATAAAAGAGAGTTACGTCGTGATGAAGGAGCGGCTGCCCTCTCTTCCCGGAAATCCTGTTGCGGTTGCAGATCGTTATGTAGTCAGCACAGGGGCGGATAGTCATATTCCTGCAGAGCAGGGGGTGCTAAGCAACGACCTTTCTCTTGACGGAAGCCCGATGGCTGCCTCCATTGTAACCACACCCGCATTTGGTTTAATAGATCTGAAACCGGACGGAAGCTTTGTTTACAGCCCGGATGAAGGGCGCTCAGGTGAGGATAGCTTCACCTACCGAGTCAGAGCAGGTTACAATCAGTCGGAACCCGTAACGGTTATGCTTGATATCAGCGGAACCCCCACCGGTTCAGGTTTCGTAAGGCTCTACCCAAACCCAACGCAAGGGCGTTTTACCATCAGCTCAACAGCAACCGTTGACCGTGTGGAAATTTATTCTATTACAGGGCAGCTCCTCCATCGTACCGATGTAAATAACAGGGCCGCGGAATTCTCACTCAGCGGATATCCAAGCGGAGTCTATTTTGCGAGAATCTACTCCGGAAGTGAAGTTCTGAATAAAAAATTTATGCTGATTCGATGAGTTGCATTTTTGGCAGTTCCATACCGGCTACCTGGTTGTATTTTTTTATTAAAAATATCTCGGAATACTGATGCCCACAAAGGAACCCGGTGCGTCCAGTCGAAGCGCAAAATCTAATCTTAGGATTCCAAAAATGCTGTTCAGACTGATTCCGGCCTCAGTATGAACCCCGTCGGGTGTAACGGGGAGAAAATCGTAAATGGGTTGAGTTTCTGAATAAACTGCTCCTCCAAACAGAATAATTCCCCAGCCTTTATCAGCAAACCAGTTGAGACCTATAAGTTCAAAGGGTATTGATCTGAAGTTATGTTCGGCGATCAGGGTCCAAAATCGGCTTCCTTCATACGGGCCGTCACCTCTGGTTTTGATCGTGCCAAATGGAGAGAATATACCCATCGGTCCGTCTAAAATTCCAAGTTGCTGCGGGGGGAGGTCCCCAAACGTGTATCCGGCAGTTGCCCGGATGTCAAGCGTGTTTGGGAAGACACGGCGGGGGAAAAATGTCTGGAAATTCCAGCTAAGATCGGCATTCAAAAATGTGAAGTCGAATTCGCTGCCAAGTGCGGAATCGGAGTATTCAGCTGATACCCGCAAACTTCGGTTTCCGCTAAAACCGTAGTTAAATGAAGAGCGGTTAATATCGATTCCAAAACGTAAGAAGTTAAGTCTTCCGTCCCAAACTGGTGAATTTGCAGGGCGGCGGCTGTGCAATCCAAATAGACTGAAGTCATAAACCTCCTCTATCTCGGTAAAGATCGACTCATCTTTACGGCTAACAAAAGAAAGCAAAAAATTCGTTCGCGGAAATATGCGGTTGAATTCAACTCCGCCTGAATACCGTTCGGTTTTGTAATAGTCGAAATAGTCATTGCCGCCGGCCAGGGATTGCGTAGTGTTCATAAACCCTTCGTAAATACTGTCGTGCGATCGGGGACGGATATCATTATTGTACTCACTGAAAATTACGCTTTCTGAGCCGGAAGTGAATCCCGGTAATTTTTGACGGATTTTAAATCCGTAATTTATAATGCCTGCATGAAAACTGTAACTTCCTGAAATCTTACCGGTTGTATTTGTTGCATCCAGGGTATGTGAATAATTCAGACCAAGATTAAATCCATCCACCCGGTTAAACCTGCCCTCAGGACTGAGCCCGGCAGGCAGAAAACCACCGCCTTGGATTGGGCCTGAACTGTCATCCGAGCCGGTTATCAATCCTGAGAGAAATCCTTCGGGTTCAAAAGCTTTCTCCAGCGTGTTCGTGCTGTCAATCGTGTCATAAGCTTCCCTCTCTTCAAAAGTGAGGGGGATCATTCTGCTGGAAAAATCGGTAACGGTATCTTGTTCGGCCCGGGTGAGAACGCGGTCCTGTTGGTAAAGTGAATCGGGAAGCTCCGTGTTGAGGCTGTATTCCGAGAGAGTTGAGGTCTGGCTGAAATTGAAAGGAGGGAATCGAAGTCCAACCATCTCAATTTTAATGGTTCCGGAAACCCGCATATCTACCGGCAGCCAAAACCTTTCGCCAAAATTGCTGAACTGTTGACGGTAAGACAGGTCAAACTCCTGAACAGGTGGCGGAAAGTTAACCACATCGTTAGGATAAAGTTCAACTTCAATTAATGCATACTCTCTGCCGAGCACAT
Above is a genomic segment from Rhodohalobacter sp. SW132 containing:
- a CDS encoding DUF5686 and carboxypeptidase-like regulatory domain-containing protein, with protein sequence MKSEYSILLLLLFFTCTPFFSSVSAQTVRGIISDAESGSPLPAATVLIENTYRGTTANLDGEFSIEISQYPATLVVRYIGYESRQVELEQWPDESIYIEMEPSVTELDEIVVTEKDPGLSIMERVIERKKIWREELHTYEVDAYTRQVIRNDTSIVSIAESGTRSFWHHEMGHRELQLFRSQTNNIGADQNFAGVRFLPNFYDDNITIAGYNMVGVTHPDALRYYDFRLLETLRLDDKPVYKIQVIPKRRLQPLFNGIAYVLGREYALIEVELYPNDVVNFPPPVQEFDLSYRQQFSNFGERFWLPVDMRVSGTIKIEMVGLRFPPFNFSQTSTLSEYSLNTELPDSLYQQDRVLTRAEQDTVTDFSSRMIPLTFEEREAYDTIDSTNTLEKAFEPEGFLSGLITGSDDSSGPIQGGGFLPAGLSPEGRFNRVDGFNLGLNYSHTLDATNTTGKISGSYSFHAGIINYGFKIRQKLPGFTSGSESVIFSEYNNDIRPRSHDSIYEGFMNTTQSLAGGNDYFDYYKTERYSGGVEFNRIFPRTNFLLSFVSRKDESIFTEIEEVYDFSLFGLHSRRPANSPVWDGRLNFLRFGIDINRSSFNYGFSGNRSLRVSAEYSDSALGSEFDFTFLNADLSWNFQTFFPRRVFPNTLDIRATAGYTFGDLPPQQLGILDGPMGIFSPFGTIKTRGDGPYEGSRFWTLIAEHNFRSIPFELIGLNWFADKGWGIILFGGAVYSETQPIYDFLPVTPDGVHTEAGISLNSIFGILRLDFALRLDAPGSFVGISIPRYF